A genomic segment from Curtobacterium sp. MCSS17_007 encodes:
- a CDS encoding heparan-alpha-glucosaminide N-acetyltransferase domain-containing protein yields MTAAHPAPPAAMRGVLVPPGRLQGVDVARAVALLGMMAAHIGGIADEFDWGDPTTWSAVAHGRPSTLFAVLAGVSIGLTSGRTAPPGPPVIGRVRARLAVRAVAVVAIGLALMALDTPVYVILPTYGALFLLVLPVLRLRPVWLLVIAAVCALLSPVVALASVPLYAGAGMWEVQLGLVYPVVTFLAYVLVGLAVARTGLGPGRRYPGAPAASGPSRWEEGRGTQVALLASGVLVALAAYAIGNVLAPVPADAELAAFPGVPWAPDGSGGAAALAQLLLSPRDHSSSVVDVVGTAGVAVAVIALCTLVFDGRGRTVARSAFPLAAVGSMPLTVYAGHLVVIALLPEYPESGAAWAWFAIGSVLFAMVWRTFLGSGPLERLVARLTGLVPAAR; encoded by the coding sequence ATGACCGCCGCACACCCCGCGCCGCCCGCCGCGATGCGGGGTGTGCTCGTTCCTCCGGGTCGACTGCAGGGGGTCGACGTCGCCCGGGCAGTCGCACTGCTCGGCATGATGGCCGCGCACATCGGCGGTATCGCCGACGAGTTCGACTGGGGCGACCCGACCACCTGGTCCGCGGTTGCGCACGGGCGCCCGTCGACGCTGTTCGCCGTGCTCGCGGGTGTCTCCATCGGCCTGACGAGCGGGCGGACCGCTCCGCCGGGGCCGCCGGTGATCGGTCGGGTGCGCGCACGGCTCGCGGTGCGCGCGGTCGCCGTCGTCGCCATCGGTCTCGCGCTCATGGCACTCGACACCCCGGTCTACGTCATCCTCCCGACGTACGGGGCGCTCTTCCTGCTCGTCCTGCCCGTCCTGCGACTGCGTCCGGTGTGGCTGCTCGTGATCGCGGCGGTGTGCGCGCTCCTGTCGCCGGTCGTCGCGCTCGCCTCGGTACCGCTGTACGCGGGCGCCGGCATGTGGGAGGTGCAGCTCGGACTCGTCTACCCCGTGGTCACCTTCCTGGCGTACGTCCTGGTCGGTCTCGCGGTCGCCAGGACCGGACTGGGGCCGGGCCGCCGGTACCCGGGCGCGCCAGCGGCGTCCGGGCCGAGCCGGTGGGAGGAGGGGCGGGGCACGCAGGTCGCGCTCCTCGCGTCCGGCGTGCTGGTCGCCCTCGCCGCGTACGCGATCGGGAACGTCCTGGCACCGGTCCCGGCCGACGCCGAGCTGGCGGCGTTCCCCGGGGTTCCTTGGGCGCCGGACGGCAGCGGGGGAGCGGCGGCGCTCGCGCAGCTGCTGCTGTCCCCGCGCGACCACTCGTCGTCGGTCGTCGACGTCGTCGGGACCGCCGGGGTCGCGGTGGCCGTGATCGCCCTCTGCACCCTGGTGTTCGACGGTCGTGGCCGGACGGTCGCGAGGTCCGCCTTCCCACTCGCCGCCGTGGGGTCGATGCCGTTGACGGTCTACGCGGGCCACCTCGTGGTGATCGCCCTGCTGCCGGAGTACCCGGAGTCGGGCGCCGCGTGGGCGTGGTTCGCCATCGGGTCGGTGCTCTTCGCGATGGTGTGGCGCACGTTCCTCGGGAGCGGGCCGCTCGAGCGTCTGGTCGCCCGGCTCACCGGGCTGGTGCCGGCCGCTCGGTGA
- a CDS encoding FAD-dependent oxidoreductase — protein sequence MPTLRLAIVGAGPAGIYAADILLREAHGYDVSIDLFEQLPAPYGLVRYGVAPDHPRIKGIVNALRDVLDRGVVRLFGNVRFGEDITLDDLKQHYNAVLFSTGAIKDADLDIPGIDLDGSYGAADFVSWFDGHPDVPRTWPLTASSVAVIGNGNVALDVSRILAKHADDLLPTEIPANVYEGLKASPVTDVHVFGRRGPAQVKFTPLELRELGELRDVDMVVYDEDFDHDEASRTAIQTNKQVMVMNRVLEQWRTREVGTASRRLHLHFYAKPVELVGSDGHVTALRYERTRPNGEGGVEGTGEFREVPVQAVYRAVGYFGSPLPGVPFDERTGVIPNREGQVLDEDGTPLPGVYATGWIKRGPVGLIGHTKSDAMETVQHIVNDQAFWWTPADPSPEAVPALLRERGVDYTDLDGWHALDEHEQALGAVEGRERIKVVPRDEMVDVSLRRAGSAAG from the coding sequence GTGCCCACCCTCCGACTCGCCATCGTCGGCGCCGGCCCCGCCGGCATCTACGCCGCCGACATCCTGCTGCGCGAGGCCCACGGCTACGACGTGTCGATCGACCTCTTCGAGCAGCTGCCCGCACCGTACGGCCTGGTCCGGTACGGCGTCGCCCCGGACCACCCCCGCATCAAGGGCATCGTGAACGCGCTGCGTGACGTGCTCGACCGGGGTGTGGTGCGCCTGTTCGGCAACGTGCGCTTCGGCGAGGACATCACGCTCGACGACCTCAAGCAGCACTACAACGCCGTGCTGTTCTCCACGGGAGCGATCAAGGACGCCGACCTCGACATCCCGGGCATCGACCTCGACGGCTCGTACGGCGCGGCGGACTTCGTCAGCTGGTTCGACGGCCACCCCGACGTCCCGCGCACGTGGCCGCTCACGGCGTCGAGCGTTGCGGTGATCGGCAACGGCAACGTCGCCCTCGACGTCTCGCGCATCCTGGCGAAGCACGCGGACGACCTGCTGCCGACGGAGATCCCGGCGAACGTGTACGAGGGGCTCAAGGCCTCCCCGGTCACGGACGTCCACGTCTTCGGACGTCGCGGCCCCGCGCAGGTGAAGTTCACGCCGCTGGAGCTCCGCGAGCTCGGCGAGCTCCGCGACGTCGACATGGTGGTGTACGACGAGGACTTCGACCACGACGAAGCCTCGCGCACCGCGATCCAGACGAACAAGCAGGTCATGGTGATGAACCGCGTCCTCGAGCAGTGGCGGACGCGCGAGGTCGGGACGGCAAGCCGTCGTCTCCACCTCCACTTCTACGCGAAGCCCGTCGAGCTGGTCGGCTCGGACGGCCACGTCACCGCCCTGCGGTACGAGCGGACCCGGCCGAACGGCGAGGGCGGGGTCGAGGGGACCGGGGAGTTCCGCGAGGTCCCGGTGCAGGCCGTCTACCGCGCCGTCGGCTACTTCGGCTCGCCGCTGCCCGGCGTGCCCTTCGACGAGCGCACCGGGGTCATCCCGAACCGCGAGGGCCAGGTGCTCGACGAGGACGGCACGCCGCTCCCCGGCGTCTACGCCACCGGGTGGATCAAGCGCGGACCCGTCGGTCTCATCGGCCACACGAAGTCCGACGCGATGGAGACCGTCCAGCACATCGTGAACGACCAGGCGTTCTGGTGGACCCCGGCGGACCCCTCGCCGGAGGCGGTGCCGGCACTGCTCCGCGAGCGGGGCGTGGACTACACCGACCTCGACGGTTGGCACGCCCTCGACGAGCACGAGCAGGCCCTCGGCGCCGTGGAGGGCCGCGAACGCATCAAGGTCGTGCCACGCGACGAGATGGTCGACGTCTCGCTGCGCCGCGCCGGCTCCGCCGCGGGTTGA
- a CDS encoding polyprenyl synthetase family protein, whose amino-acid sequence MNPSVPVARRAPSLRASLGIGERLFATPSERRFITAVDDGLELVEQGLEEAMRSTDTLADTTSRYLLAAGGKRIRPTLTLLIAQLGQGVTDAVVKAAVSIETTHLASLYHDDVMDEAPVRRGVPAAHVTYGNNVAILTGDLLFARASLITADLGTEGIRMQAETFQRLCMGQLHETTGPQPDDDPVEHYIQVLSDKTGSLIATAARAGVMFSGADRAYLDAVGTFGEKVGVAFQLVDDVIDLAPAKDRTGKIAGNDLRAGVDTLPLLQLRRLAAGDEGAAALLDRIELDVKGAPDDAVDSAPYQSAVAALREHEATTATRAVAVRWAEEAVAALEPLPDGTVKRALTRFAESVVERSR is encoded by the coding sequence TTGAACCCGAGCGTCCCGGTCGCACGTCGCGCACCGAGCCTCCGCGCCTCGTTGGGCATCGGCGAGCGACTGTTCGCCACGCCGTCCGAGCGACGCTTCATCACCGCGGTCGACGACGGGCTCGAGCTCGTCGAGCAGGGGCTCGAAGAAGCCATGCGCTCCACCGACACCCTCGCGGACACGACGAGCAGGTACCTGCTCGCAGCGGGTGGGAAGCGCATCCGCCCGACGCTGACCCTGCTCATCGCGCAGCTGGGCCAGGGGGTGACCGACGCGGTCGTCAAGGCCGCGGTGAGCATCGAGACGACCCACCTGGCGTCGCTCTACCACGACGACGTCATGGACGAGGCGCCCGTGCGTCGCGGAGTGCCCGCCGCGCACGTGACCTACGGCAACAACGTCGCCATCCTCACCGGCGACCTGCTGTTCGCCCGGGCCAGCCTCATCACCGCGGACCTCGGCACCGAGGGCATCCGCATGCAGGCCGAGACCTTCCAGCGGCTGTGCATGGGGCAGCTGCACGAGACGACGGGCCCCCAGCCCGACGACGACCCCGTCGAGCACTACATCCAGGTGCTCAGCGACAAGACCGGGTCGCTCATCGCCACCGCGGCGCGCGCCGGGGTCATGTTCTCCGGAGCGGACCGGGCCTACCTGGACGCCGTCGGCACCTTCGGCGAGAAGGTCGGCGTCGCCTTCCAGCTCGTCGACGACGTGATCGACCTCGCGCCGGCGAAGGACCGAACCGGCAAGATCGCCGGCAACGACCTGCGCGCGGGCGTCGACACGCTCCCGCTCCTGCAGCTCCGCCGCCTGGCTGCCGGCGACGAGGGCGCCGCGGCGCTGCTCGACCGCATCGAGCTCGACGTGAAGGGCGCCCCGGACGACGCCGTCGACTCGGCTCCGTACCAGTCAGCCGTCGCCGCGCTGCGCGAGCACGAGGCGACGACCGCCACCCGCGCCGTCGCCGTCCGGTGGGCCGAGGAAGCGGTCGCCGCGCTGGAACCGCTGCCCGACGGCACCGTCAAGCGGGCACTGACCCGCTTCGCCGAGTCCGTCGTCGAGCGCAGCCGCTGA